One segment of Pseudodesulfovibrio sp. 5S69 DNA contains the following:
- a CDS encoding MFS transporter, whose amino-acid sequence MRHFFRRTGPEPSLPRSIRTLGWVSFFTDVASEMVYPVVPLFLVSVLGAPATVLGAMEGAAEAVVCLMKGASGWHSDRMGRRTPFVRAGYGLGALSKPLLALANSWPMVFAARVIDRSGKGLRTTARDAMIADAAPPAIAGRAYGFHRAMDTAGAIVGVSLSMGLLALLPGAYRTIFLLAALPSLVAVWFTFRLKDKEWEKEAASPRRPLRESLRGLPRSYWRALALLSLFALANSTDALLLLRTRDLGFSDIQVIGAYVLFNMVYAATAYPAGIVSDRVGRWRIMLGGWTVYALTYFGFALSGPGWIWVLFPVYGLYMGLTEGVGKAIIASGLPTERRGTAMGFFLMLTGLLSLLGNLAAGLAWDLIGPRAPFLMGGALALLAVVAALVLPRGGHAR is encoded by the coding sequence ATGCGACACTTCTTCCGCAGGACAGGGCCTGAGCCCTCGCTTCCCCGTTCCATCCGCACCCTGGGCTGGGTCAGTTTCTTCACCGACGTGGCCTCGGAAATGGTCTACCCCGTTGTTCCCCTGTTCCTGGTCTCGGTGCTCGGGGCCCCGGCCACGGTGCTCGGGGCCATGGAAGGGGCGGCCGAGGCCGTGGTCTGCCTGATGAAGGGGGCCTCGGGCTGGCACAGCGACCGCATGGGACGGCGCACCCCGTTCGTCCGCGCCGGGTACGGGTTGGGCGCGCTGTCCAAGCCGCTGCTCGCCCTGGCCAATTCCTGGCCCATGGTCTTTGCCGCGCGGGTCATCGACCGCTCGGGCAAGGGGCTGCGCACCACGGCGCGGGACGCCATGATCGCGGACGCGGCGCCCCCGGCCATCGCCGGCAGGGCCTACGGGTTCCACCGGGCCATGGACACGGCCGGGGCCATCGTGGGCGTGTCGCTGTCCATGGGGCTTCTGGCGCTGCTGCCCGGAGCATACCGGACCATATTCCTGCTGGCCGCGCTGCCGAGCCTGGTCGCGGTCTGGTTCACCTTCCGGCTGAAGGACAAGGAGTGGGAAAAGGAGGCGGCATCGCCGCGCCGACCGTTGCGCGAATCCCTGCGGGGGCTGCCCCGGTCCTACTGGCGCGCCTTGGCCCTGCTGTCCCTGTTCGCCCTGGCCAACAGCACCGACGCGCTGCTCCTGCTCCGTACGCGGGACCTGGGGTTCAGCGACATCCAGGTCATCGGGGCCTATGTCCTGTTCAACATGGTCTACGCGGCCACGGCCTACCCGGCGGGCATCGTCAGCGACCGCGTGGGCCGGTGGCGGATCATGCTCGGCGGCTGGACCGTCTACGCCCTGACCTATTTCGGCTTCGCCCTGTCCGGGCCCGGTTGGATATGGGTGCTGTTCCCGGTCTACGGCCTGTACATGGGCCTGACCGAGGGGGTGGGCAAGGCCATCATCGCCTCGGGGCTGCCCACGGAGCGCCGGGGCACGGCCATGGGATTCTTCCTCATGCTCACCGGCCTGCTCTCGTTGCTCGGGAACCTGGCCGCCGGGCTCGCCTGGGACCTGATCGGCCCGCGCGCCCCGTTCCTGATGGGCGGCGCGCTCGCCCTGCTGGCCGTGGTCGCCGCCCTGGTCCTGCCCCGTGGCGGCCACGCCCGCTAG
- a CDS encoding sensor histidine kinase produces the protein MTVRLKITLLMTAAGFVASLVFSCIILWEMVEQPFRLIDADLKVAGPRIGQAVMAGMGDEGGPGFADGDHYWLEVRDPATGEVLYRSGLARTYRIEPPRAGRGRTVSAVAEGQDAAGRDKEREKVDFRVYTTAFSLEGHHYQASAGRPVEHLEDELGDTVSGIAGGLAFSVLLLAAISYFLAGLMLRPIRELNAQARDISEKHLDRRMPTTGERDEFNTLAETLNNVFDRLQHAFLRQKRLLADASHELKTPLTMMRLALDAIRSGAGDGGPDPQAESHERMTEQVLRMDRLVKSLLDLSSLEIEAAAAREPLDLAALLNALIEDYRFLGEARGIGLRADLPGRLDMEGDADKLTRAFSNLLDNAVKYNVEGGSVTVTGARSGPNLTITLANTGPGVPDKDIPRIFEQFYRVEKSRSQQHGGSGLGLAIVKRIVELHGGTTTFENHPDGLTSVTVTLPEHGGPDTARPD, from the coding sequence ATGACGGTCCGGCTGAAGATAACCCTGCTGATGACGGCGGCCGGATTCGTGGCCAGCCTGGTCTTCTCCTGCATCATCCTCTGGGAGATGGTGGAACAGCCCTTCCGGCTCATCGACGCGGACCTGAAGGTTGCCGGTCCGCGCATCGGCCAGGCGGTCATGGCCGGAATGGGCGACGAGGGCGGCCCCGGGTTCGCGGACGGCGACCACTACTGGCTGGAGGTCAGGGATCCGGCCACGGGCGAAGTCCTCTACCGGTCCGGCCTGGCCCGAACGTACCGGATCGAACCGCCCCGGGCGGGCCGGGGCAGGACGGTCTCCGCCGTTGCCGAAGGGCAGGACGCGGCGGGACGCGATAAGGAACGGGAAAAGGTCGATTTCCGCGTGTACACCACCGCCTTTTCCCTCGAAGGGCACCACTACCAGGCCAGCGCGGGCCGCCCGGTGGAGCACCTGGAGGACGAACTCGGGGACACCGTCTCGGGCATTGCCGGAGGGCTGGCCTTCTCGGTCCTGCTGCTGGCCGCGATCAGCTATTTCCTGGCCGGGCTGATGCTCCGCCCCATCCGGGAGCTCAACGCCCAGGCCAGGGACATCAGCGAGAAGCACCTGGACAGGCGGATGCCCACTACCGGCGAACGCGACGAATTCAACACCCTGGCCGAGACGCTGAACAACGTCTTCGACCGCCTGCAACACGCCTTTCTGCGCCAGAAGCGGCTGCTCGCCGACGCCTCGCACGAGCTCAAGACGCCGTTGACCATGATGCGCCTGGCCCTGGACGCGATCCGATCGGGCGCGGGCGACGGCGGGCCCGACCCGCAGGCCGAGAGCCACGAGCGGATGACCGAGCAGGTGCTGCGCATGGACCGGCTGGTCAAGAGCCTGCTGGACCTGTCGTCCCTGGAGATCGAGGCCGCGGCGGCCCGCGAGCCCCTGGACCTCGCCGCCCTCCTGAACGCGCTGATCGAGGATTACCGCTTCCTGGGCGAGGCGCGCGGCATCGGGCTGCGCGCCGACCTGCCCGGCCGGCTGGACATGGAGGGCGACGCGGACAAGCTGACCCGCGCGTTTTCCAACCTCCTGGACAACGCCGTCAAATACAACGTCGAGGGCGGCAGTGTGACCGTCACCGGGGCGCGGTCCGGACCGAATCTGACCATCACCCTGGCCAACACCGGCCCCGGCGTACCGGATAAGGACATCCCCCGCATCTTCGAGCAGTTCTACCGGGTGGAGAAATCCCGGTCCCAGCAACACGGCGGGTCCGGCCTGGGGCTGGCCATCGTCAAGCGGATCGTGGAGCTGCACGGCGGTACGACGACCTTCGAAAACCACCCCGACGGGCTCACCTCGGTCACGGTGACCCTGCCGGAGCACGGCGGCCCCGACACGGCCCGCCCGGACTAG
- a CDS encoding response regulator transcription factor, giving the protein MRILIVDDEQTLLDQLQKGLEEQRYMVETALDGEAALDKLFETPVDLVILDIMLPGVDGLEVLRALRGEGDATPVLMLTAKGDIDDKIKGLDLGADDYLAKPFSFDELLARVRALLRRSGGQAGSVLRAGELRLDTVSREVSRGGEPLNLTAREFSILEFFLYNKNRAVSRFSLAEHVWGDAFDPFSMSNFMDVHIKNLRKKIGDADGSVIRTIRGVGYIVKDEAP; this is encoded by the coding sequence ATGCGCATACTGATCGTCGACGATGAACAGACCCTGCTGGACCAACTGCAAAAGGGGCTGGAAGAACAGCGGTACATGGTCGAAACCGCCCTGGACGGGGAGGCGGCCCTGGACAAGCTGTTCGAAACGCCCGTGGACCTGGTCATCCTCGACATTATGCTCCCCGGCGTGGACGGCCTGGAGGTCCTGCGCGCCCTGCGGGGCGAGGGCGACGCCACCCCCGTGCTCATGCTCACGGCCAAGGGCGACATCGACGACAAGATCAAGGGGCTGGACCTGGGGGCGGACGACTACCTGGCCAAGCCCTTTTCCTTCGACGAGCTGCTGGCGCGCGTCCGGGCCCTGCTCCGGCGCTCCGGCGGGCAGGCAGGGTCCGTGCTCCGGGCGGGCGAGCTGCGCCTGGACACCGTGAGCCGGGAGGTCAGCCGGGGCGGGGAACCCCTGAACCTGACGGCCAGGGAGTTCTCCATCCTGGAATTTTTCCTCTACAACAAGAACCGGGCCGTTTCCCGGTTCAGCCTCGCCGAGCACGTCTGGGGCGACGCCTTCGATCCCTTCAGCATGTCCAACTTCATGGACGTGCACATCAAGAACCTGCGGAAGAAGATCGGCGACGCGGACGGCTCGGTCATCCGGACCATCCGGGGCGTGGGCTACATCGTCAAGGACGAGGCGCCATGA
- a CDS encoding DedA family protein, producing MIHQAVAWIVAVVGHWGYPGIVVLMALESSLFPFPSEVVIPPAAYLAASGRMSIGMVVLCGALGSLLGAVFNYWLALTFGRPFFERYGRRMLVNPESLARAERFFARHGHISTFTGRLLPVIRQYISLPAGLTRMNFPAFCAATVLGSGVWVLVLAGLGYCFGRNERLVLRNLHWATLALAVVCAAILLAYRRWWKGRQARNAERRTGV from the coding sequence GTGATACATCAAGCCGTTGCCTGGATCGTGGCCGTGGTGGGCCATTGGGGATACCCCGGAATCGTGGTCCTCATGGCCCTGGAGTCCTCCCTGTTCCCGTTCCCCAGCGAGGTGGTCATCCCGCCCGCCGCCTACCTGGCGGCAAGCGGCAGGATGAGCATCGGGATGGTCGTCCTCTGCGGCGCCCTGGGCAGCCTTCTGGGAGCGGTCTTCAACTACTGGCTGGCCCTGACCTTCGGCAGACCGTTCTTCGAGCGGTACGGCCGCCGCATGCTGGTCAACCCGGAGTCCCTGGCCAGGGCCGAGCGATTCTTCGCCCGCCACGGGCACATCAGCACCTTCACGGGCCGCCTGCTGCCGGTCATCCGCCAGTACATCTCCCTCCCGGCCGGGCTGACGCGGATGAATTTCCCGGCCTTCTGCGCGGCCACGGTCCTGGGCTCGGGGGTCTGGGTGCTGGTCCTGGCCGGGCTGGGCTACTGCTTCGGCCGGAACGAGCGGTTGGTCCTGCGCAACCTGCACTGGGCCACCCTGGCCCTGGCCGTTGTCTGCGCGGCCATCCTGCTGGCCTACCGCCGGTGGTGGAAGGGACGCCAAGCCCGGAACGCGGAACGGCGGACCGGCGTCTGA
- a CDS encoding fused DSP-PTPase phosphatase/NAD kinase-like protein produces MTFRRKSFLRTAAATLGVLAVLFAARVWYLEEQGNFHAITVGEAYRSAQLDRDELAHYVRRHHIRSIINLRGDRPEKAWYREEIATARELGIRHFDFGGIRATRAPSPRQVHELLELFAMAPRPVLLHCRAGADRSGLAAALWKTMVDGAPASEARKQLSLRYGHVPVGPTTVLDAFFDHWNPAEGRAVETGIPAPAHKEI; encoded by the coding sequence ATGACATTCCGGCGAAAATCCTTCCTGCGCACGGCCGCGGCCACCCTCGGGGTACTCGCGGTCCTGTTCGCGGCGCGCGTCTGGTATCTCGAAGAGCAGGGCAACTTCCATGCGATAACGGTCGGCGAGGCGTACCGCTCGGCCCAACTGGACCGGGACGAGCTGGCGCACTACGTCCGCAGGCACCACATCCGCTCGATCATCAACCTGCGCGGCGACAGGCCGGAGAAAGCCTGGTACCGCGAGGAGATCGCCACCGCCCGCGAACTGGGCATCCGGCACTTCGACTTCGGCGGCATAAGGGCGACCCGCGCGCCCTCGCCACGCCAGGTGCACGAGTTGCTGGAGCTGTTCGCCATGGCCCCGCGCCCGGTCCTGCTGCACTGCCGGGCCGGGGCGGACCGCTCCGGCCTGGCCGCGGCCCTGTGGAAGACCATGGTCGACGGCGCGCCCGCCTCCGAGGCGCGCAAACAGCTCTCCCTGCGCTACGGCCACGTGCCCGTGGGGCCGACCACCGTCCTGGACGCCTTTTTCGATCACTGGAACCCCGCCGAAGGCCGTGCCGTGGAAACCGGCATCCCGGCCCCGGCCCACAAGGAGATATGA
- a CDS encoding ABC transporter permease: MNTTIAIASKESAQMLLSRRGILWLTTFSAVLSAFSLLLVSNTELSLLDNAQVVYMMAGTVLAAGALLAAIQGSDGYAGERERGTLVPLLCAPVRPGVLLEGKAAGMLAAWGVMYAMSVPYLWAVGAGGQNLGAALVYLALFGTPVVLGFGYLALALSARTGSVMSSLLGTVTLLMLAASPLVVGPSLRSSAIGRILDAVNPFAGALNTFDSVIIDGDPFSAQAFRLFLVAAWLVLCLFLARRSAAKANF; encoded by the coding sequence ATGAACACTACCATAGCCATCGCAAGCAAGGAAAGCGCGCAGATGCTGCTCAGCCGACGGGGCATCCTCTGGCTGACCACGTTCAGCGCGGTCCTCTCGGCCTTCAGTCTGCTGCTGGTCAGCAACACCGAACTGAGCCTGCTCGACAACGCCCAGGTGGTCTACATGATGGCCGGAACGGTCCTGGCCGCGGGGGCCCTGCTGGCCGCCATCCAGGGAAGCGACGGGTATGCCGGGGAAAGGGAACGGGGCACGCTGGTGCCGCTGCTCTGCGCCCCGGTGCGGCCCGGCGTCCTGCTCGAAGGCAAGGCGGCGGGCATGCTCGCGGCCTGGGGCGTCATGTACGCCATGAGCGTGCCCTATCTCTGGGCCGTGGGCGCGGGCGGTCAGAACCTCGGGGCCGCCCTGGTCTACCTGGCCCTGTTCGGCACCCCGGTGGTCCTCGGCTTCGGCTACCTGGCGCTGGCCCTGTCCGCCCGCACCGGCAGCGTCATGAGCTCGCTGCTCGGCACGGTCACGCTGCTGATGCTGGCCGCGAGCCCGCTGGTGGTGGGCCCGAGCCTGCGCAGTTCGGCCATCGGGCGGATCCTGGACGCCGTGAACCCCTTTGCCGGAGCCCTGAACACCTTCGACAGCGTGATCATCGACGGCGACCCGTTCTCGGCCCAGGCCTTCCGCCTGTTCCTGGTCGCTGCCTGGCTCGTCCTCTGCCTGTTCCTGGCACGCCGCAGCGCCGCCAAGGCCAACTTCTAA
- a CDS encoding ABC transporter ATP-binding protein, producing the protein MITMENIRLGIDGKDVLNGIDLHLESGDIYGLLGPNGAGKSTTIYALLGLRPYSGGHVRILGGDPAEDPIPIRRQVGVMPEKAGFYEWMTAPDYLGWYAHLYGFEPAAGELDALLDRVGLGAKKGNPVATYSRGMRQRLAVARALLPHPRLLILDEPTNGLDPKGRREVHDLLVEYARTNEAGVLLCTHLLDDVDRLCNRIGIIEGGRTRIEGAIGELLSQTGRELNHRLRLEAEPDVSDLPDGITVLDNENGWWRVRTRSGDVAGLWGELWRRGWRIQEIRSEASNLEALYMRHTGRNEPSAQEVTQ; encoded by the coding sequence ATGATCACAATGGAAAACATCCGCCTGGGCATCGATGGAAAGGACGTGCTCAACGGCATCGACCTGCATCTGGAATCCGGCGACATCTACGGCCTGCTCGGGCCCAACGGCGCCGGGAAGTCCACCACCATATACGCCCTGCTGGGGCTGCGGCCCTATTCCGGCGGGCACGTCAGGATACTTGGCGGCGACCCGGCGGAGGACCCCATCCCCATCCGGCGGCAGGTGGGCGTCATGCCCGAGAAGGCCGGGTTCTACGAATGGATGACCGCGCCCGACTATCTCGGGTGGTACGCGCACCTCTACGGCTTCGAACCCGCGGCCGGAGAGCTCGACGCGCTGCTCGACAGGGTCGGCCTCGGCGCGAAAAAGGGGAATCCCGTCGCCACCTATTCCCGGGGCATGCGCCAGCGCCTGGCCGTGGCCAGGGCGCTGTTGCCGCACCCCCGGCTGCTCATCCTGGACGAACCGACCAACGGGCTCGACCCCAAGGGGCGGCGCGAGGTCCATGATCTGCTGGTGGAGTATGCCCGGACCAACGAGGCCGGGGTGCTTTTGTGCACCCATCTCCTGGACGACGTGGACCGGCTGTGCAACCGCATCGGCATCATCGAGGGCGGCCGGACCCGCATCGAAGGGGCCATCGGCGAACTGCTGTCGCAGACGGGCCGGGAGTTGAATCACCGCCTGCGCCTGGAGGCTGAGCCGGACGTCTCGGACCTGCCGGACGGGATCACGGTCCTGGACAACGAGAACGGCTGGTGGCGCGTGCGCACCCGGTCGGGCGACGTTGCCGGGCTCTGGGGCGAACTGTGGCGGCGGGGATGGAGAATTCAGGAAATCCGCTCCGAGGCCTCCAACCTCGAAGCGCTGTACATGCGCCATACCGGCCGAAACGAGCCGTCGGCGCAGGAGGTGACGCAATGA
- a CDS encoding PepSY domain-containing protein has protein sequence MKKQWIALIGSGAMIIGLATAGVGFAKSEQEQRITGTIPVAEQAEAAYPGMAKITLNQAMQDAVAAVPGRVLKAGLDDEDGFLVYGIEVVGRDQTVTDVKIDAGSGKVLALRKDKADRHEHDGEGREHDEREGHEGEE, from the coding sequence ATGAAAAAGCAATGGATAGCCCTTATCGGAAGCGGGGCCATGATCATCGGCCTGGCCACGGCGGGCGTCGGTTTCGCCAAGTCCGAACAGGAACAGCGCATCACCGGGACCATCCCGGTCGCCGAACAGGCCGAGGCCGCGTATCCGGGCATGGCCAAAATCACCCTGAACCAGGCCATGCAGGACGCCGTGGCCGCCGTACCGGGTCGGGTCCTCAAGGCCGGGCTCGACGATGAGGACGGCTTCCTGGTCTACGGCATCGAGGTCGTCGGCCGGGACCAGACCGTCACGGACGTGAAGATCGACGCCGGTTCGGGCAAGGTCCTGGCCCTGCGCAAGGACAAGGCCGACCGGCACGAGCACGACGGCGAAGGCCGCGAACACGACGAACGGGAAGGCCACGAAGGCGAGGAATAA
- a CDS encoding flavodoxin family protein — MKVVAFNGSARKGGNTAEMIKRALAKLEAQGIETEMIELGGKKMHGCIACMKCAENKDRRCAVKNDFVNECIEAMDAADGILLASPTYFATITTEMSALIDRAGMVGLVNGSMFARKVGAAIVAARRGGAMQTFNTLNSFFFIQQMVVPGSRYWNMGFGREKGEVLKDEEGMQTMDILGENMAWLMHKLNA, encoded by the coding sequence ATGAAAGTTGTCGCATTCAACGGCTCCGCCCGAAAGGGCGGCAATACCGCGGAGATGATCAAACGCGCCTTGGCCAAACTCGAAGCCCAGGGCATCGAGACCGAAATGATCGAGCTTGGGGGCAAGAAAATGCACGGCTGCATCGCCTGCATGAAGTGCGCGGAAAACAAGGACCGCCGCTGCGCCGTCAAAAACGACTTCGTTAATGAATGTATCGAGGCCATGGACGCGGCCGACGGCATCCTTCTCGCCTCGCCCACCTACTTCGCCACCATCACCACCGAAATGAGCGCACTCATCGACCGCGCCGGCATGGTCGGCCTGGTCAACGGCTCCATGTTCGCCCGCAAGGTCGGCGCCGCCATCGTCGCCGCCCGCCGAGGCGGGGCCATGCAGACCTTCAACACCCTCAACTCCTTCTTCTTCATCCAACAGATGGTCGTGCCCGGCTCCCGCTATTGGAACATGGGCTTCGGCCGCGAGAAAGGCGAGGTTCTCAAGGACGAGGAAGGCATGCAGACCATGGACATCCTGGGCGAAAACATGGCCTGGCTCATGCATAAACTGAACGCCTGA
- a CDS encoding nitroreductase family protein → MDTLEALRTRRSIRKYTDKPVSDEMVRQILEAAMMAPSAGNGQPWQFIVVNERARLDAMVDLHPYVKMVLQAQVGIIVCGDLTKEKYPGYWVQDCAAAMENLLLATHALGLGAVWTGIYPKEDRVTGYRAMFNIPDHVIPLGFAPIGWPAQQPKSESRFNPNRVHYNNY, encoded by the coding sequence ATGGATACCCTGGAAGCCCTGCGCACCAGGCGCAGCATACGGAAATACACTGACAAGCCCGTCTCCGACGAGATGGTCCGGCAGATCCTCGAAGCGGCCATGATGGCCCCCAGCGCAGGCAACGGCCAGCCCTGGCAGTTCATCGTGGTCAACGAACGAGCCCGGCTCGACGCCATGGTCGACCTGCACCCCTACGTCAAGATGGTCCTCCAGGCCCAGGTCGGCATCATCGTCTGCGGTGATCTGACCAAGGAAAAGTACCCCGGCTACTGGGTCCAGGACTGCGCCGCGGCCATGGAGAACCTGCTCCTGGCCACACACGCCCTCGGCCTGGGCGCGGTCTGGACCGGCATCTACCCCAAGGAAGACCGCGTGACCGGATACCGGGCCATGTTCAACATCCCGGACCACGTCATACCGCTCGGCTTCGCGCCCATCGGCTGGCCCGCGCAGCAGCCCAAGTCCGAAAGCCGCTTCAACCCCAACCGAGTCCACTACAACAACTACTAG
- a CDS encoding winged helix-turn-helix transcriptional regulator: protein MDAACSQKVCGDKKYYCSMELTLQVIGGKWKLIILHKLGKEGTMRFSEVKRSIPNITQKMLTQQLRELESDGVVRREVYPQVPPKVEYSLTGMGESILPLIDSLCHWGERYAEWFDGQRQPEAEAV from the coding sequence ATGGACGCGGCGTGTTCGCAGAAGGTTTGCGGCGACAAAAAATACTATTGTTCCATGGAGCTGACCCTGCAGGTCATCGGCGGCAAATGGAAGCTGATCATCCTGCACAAGCTGGGCAAGGAAGGGACCATGCGCTTCAGCGAGGTCAAGCGGTCCATCCCGAACATCACCCAGAAGATGCTCACCCAGCAGTTGCGCGAACTGGAGTCGGACGGCGTGGTCCGGCGCGAGGTCTATCCCCAGGTGCCGCCCAAGGTGGAGTATTCCCTGACCGGGATGGGGGAGAGCATCCTGCCGCTCATCGACAGCCTGTGCCATTGGGGCGAGCGGTATGCGGAGTGGTTCGACGGGCAGCGGCAGCCCGAGGCAGAGGCGGTATAA
- a CDS encoding Hpt domain-containing protein — MFDAVSASADIGLTLEEFAPLLTKAAVEIRLRMDAVRRGMAEGDLRAVALNSHTMKSVAATLGAEAARRAAFDLECCAKGGDPARSPELFAELELRAGELLAELDRA; from the coding sequence GTGTTCGACGCGGTTTCGGCCAGCGCGGACATAGGGCTGACCCTTGAGGAATTCGCACCGCTTCTGACCAAGGCGGCCGTGGAGATTCGGCTGCGGATGGATGCCGTGAGGCGGGGCATGGCCGAGGGCGACCTCCGGGCCGTGGCCCTGAACAGCCACACCATGAAGAGTGTGGCCGCGACTCTGGGGGCCGAGGCCGCCCGTCGGGCGGCGTTCGACCTCGAATGCTGCGCCAAGGGCGGCGACCCGGCGCGTAGCCCCGAGCTGTTCGCGGAGCTGGAGCTTCGGGCCGGGGAACTGCTGGCCGAGCTGGATCGCGCCTAG